A DNA window from Pogona vitticeps strain Pit_001003342236 chromosome 2, PviZW2.1, whole genome shotgun sequence contains the following coding sequences:
- the C1S gene encoding complement C1s subcomponent: protein MKLLQTWSFIACFLLAYTEAASMYGEILSPNYPQPYPNDALESWEISVPPGYGIRLYFTHLDIEPSQGCEYDFVKVHSGDNIEGQLCGRKKSRKPGSHIVEEFYVPYNTLTVTFQSDFSNEERFTGFAAYYAAVDVNECTDFVEAVCSHYCNNYIGGYFCSCPSEYFLHEDQRTCGVNCSGNVFTELSGEISSPNYPSLYPENSHCDYRVILEPGYRVVLTIDGKKDFDIEPADSEGNCQDALRILAGDQHLGPYCGSIFSGPPEIKTKSNIVDIFFQTNEVTQGRGWKLRYFGDPMPCPRTVIPNAVLDPTRDHYVFKDSVTVTCIEGYEVVLPQGSLTSFYSRCQSDGKWSNSDYRCVPVDCGMPDPLENGNVTYLSGAEETRYQALIHYECHKPYYAEKDSGNGVYQCSASGEWVNEEKKTELPVCTPVCGVPHTPIEGTGRIFGGWHAKAGNFPWQIYFHHPRGGGALISDRWILTAAHVVDENPNPTVYAGLLFAGSNARSKAKPLVVEKTIIHPDWIRSGTELRTNFDNDIALLKLKDRVTMGPNISLICLPGRSSEYKPKTGTLGFIAGWGQTEKRDSSHRLMAASVAVQDMDMCRSQKPDLPSDSSSYVFTDNMICAGGGGKDSCHGDSGGAYAILDPHNDTRYYVAGLVSWGPKCGTYGLYTKVANYVDWIVGVMSQHDSQEPEE, encoded by the exons ATGAAGCTCTTGCAGACGTG GAGCTTCATCGCTTGCTTCCTCCTGGCCTATACTGAAGCAGCCTCCATGTACGGAGAGATCCTGTCTCCCAACTACCCCCAGCCATATCCCAACGATGCTCTGGAATCCTGGGAAATAAGTGTTCCTCCTGGCTATGGAATCCGCCTCTATTTCACCCACCTGGATATAGAACCATCTCAAGGCTGCGAGTATGACTTTGTGAAG GTCCACTCTGGTGACAACATTGAGGGTCAGCTCTGTGGACGGAAGAAAAGCCGCAAGCCTGGATCTCACATTGTGGAGGAATTCTATGTCCCATACAACACTTTGACTGTCACATTTCAGTCTGACTTTTCCAATGAAGAAAGATTCACCGGGTTTGCGGCTTACTACGCTGCAGTGG ACGTGAATGAGTGCACAGATTTTGTGGAAGCGGTCTGCAGTCATTACTGCAACAACTACATCGGTGGCTATTTTTGCTCCTGCCCTTCTGAATATTTCTTGCATGAGGATCAGAGGACATGCGGAG TGAACTGCTCTGGAAATGTCTTTACTGAACTGTCTGGTGAGATCAGCAGCCCCAACTACCCCAGCCTATACCCTGAGAACTCACACTGTGATTACCGTGTGATCTTGGAGCCAGGGTACCGCGTGGTTCTGACCATCGATGGGAAGAAGGACTTCGACATAGAGCCAGCGGACTCAGAAGGAAACTGTCAGGATGCCTTGAGA ATCTTGGCAGGAGACCAGCACTTAGGTCCTTACTGTGGCAGTATATTCTCTGGTCCTCCAGAAATCAAGACGAAAAGCAATATTGTGGACATTTTCTTCCAAACAAATGAAGTAACACAAGGCCGAGGCTGGAAACTCCGCTATTTTGGGGACC CCATGCCCTGCCCAAGGACCGTCATTCCCAATGCTGTGCTGGATCCCACAAGAGACCATTATGTCTTTAAGGATTCTGTGACGGTCACTTGTATAGAAGGCTATGAGGTTGTACTG CCCCAAGGCAGTCTCACATCGTTCTACTCAAGATGTCAAAGCGATGGCAAGTGGAGCAACTCTGACTACAGATGCGTCC CTGTGGATTGTGGCATGCCTGATCCCCTTGAAAATGGGAATGTCACTTACCTGTCAGGAGCTGAGGAAACTCGCTATCAAGCTCTTATCCACTATGAATGCCATAAGCCCTATTACGCGGAAAAGGACAGTGGAAACG GGGTTTATCAGTGTTCAGCCAGTGGAGAATGGGTGAacgaagaaaagaaaacagagcttCCGGTTTGCACCCCAG TCTGTGGAGTTCCTCATACACCCATCGAAGGAACAGGGCGGATTTTCGGAGGGTGGCATGCTAAGGCAGGGAATTTTCCTTGGCAGATTTATTTTCACCACCCACGAGGTGGTGGAGCTCTTATTTCCGACCGCTGGATACTGACTGCAGCTCATGTGGTGGATGAGAATCCAAACCCGACAGTCTACGCTGGGTTACTCTTTGCCGGCTCAAACGCCCGGAGCAAAGCGAAGCCACTAGttgtggaaaagacaatcattCATCCCGACTGGATTAGAAGTGGAACAGAACTCCGGACAAATTTTGATAATGACATTGCTTTGTTGAAACTGAAGGACCGTGTGACAATGGGCCCCAACATTTCGTTGATCTGCCTGCCCGGTAGATCTTCAGAATATAAGCCAAAGACTGGAACCCTAGGCTTCATAGCTGGCTGGGGCCAGACAGAAAAAAGGGACTCGTCACATAGACTCATGGCAGCCAGTGTCGCCGTGCAGGACATGGACATGTGTCGAAGTCAGAAGCCGGATCTCCCATCAGACTCTTCGTCCTATGTCTTCACAGACAATATGATTTGTGCTGGGGGTGGTGGGAAAGACAGCTGTCATGGGGACAGTGGGGGGGCATATGCCATCCTTGATCCTCATAACGACACACGATACTATGTGGCTGGGCTGGTTTCTTGGGGCCCCAAATGTGGTACTTATGGTCTTTACACTAAAGTGGCAAACTACGTGGATTGGATTGTAGGGGTCATGAGCCAGCATGACTCTCAAGAACCAGAAGAATAG